One Fusarium falciforme chromosome 1, complete sequence genomic window carries:
- a CDS encoding Tyrosine--tRNA ligase, which translates to MASRLAVSRLAPSRPLIRPTSFERQRPLLISFQVRGVSTSHLIQVAAGQQRWKERGDKIQNGELPHVWDLLQERGYIKDVAGDPERIKEIMRVKRIGTYVGIDPTADSLHVGHLLPLMPLFLMWFHGHPAVTLIGGSTARIGDPTDRLESRKILTNSEISKNITKMHVQLTRLWANVQHLRIKYGYEKDWAAKHHLLNNNMWLGSLTLYDFAKRIARHTRIGPMLSKETVKRKMTEGDGMSLGEFMYPLLQGWDFWHMYNRLGIQMQIGGSDQYGNIVAGIDALKTIRDTEEAPHAKMPTTWEHEPIGFTVPLLTDSSGAKFGKSAGNAIWLDEFKTSAFDLYGYFVRRSDEEVERLLKLFTFMPLESIAKTMEKHRANPQERVAQHTLAFEVVSLIHGSQKALQEAKQHEFRFGGTLPSVVNEPTEESGIVTSNNAPRSDIKLPRSIMKSSPAKILFASGLATSTSDGQRLLNQQGAYIAAQPGQKRGLVPGNLSWTPMKIWFPEETSKFLIDDCMLILRKGKHNVRIVELIPDEEWEASGQIYPGQPFTGVMRRMKDALKKEAAAEGKKLKDDELAEIALERYSSGNRLSVANNPNIELPNRQELRKRGRMNNNDRR; encoded by the exons ATGGCGTCCCGCCTCGCCGTCTCCAGGCTCGCGCCTTCGAGACCCCTCATCCGTCCGACGTCCTTTGAGCGACAGAGACCCCTCCTCATAAGCTTCCAAGTTCGAGGTGTCTCAACATCACATCTTATCCAGGTCGCCGCAGGCCAACAACGGTGGAAAGAGAGAGGCGACAAGATTCAGAATGGAGAGCTTCCACACGTCTGGGATCTTCTGCAGGAGCGAGGTTATATCAAGGACGTAGCAGG AGACCCTGAGAGGATCAAGGAGATTATGCGAGTTAAGCGGATAGGCACCTACGTCGGAATCGACCCGACAGCCGACTCTCTGCACGTCGGCCACCTACTACCTCTGATgcccttgttcttgatgTGGTTCCATGGCCACCCCGCCGTCACCTTGATCGGTGGCTCGACCGCTCGAATTGGCGACCCTACCGACCGACTCGAGAGCCGCAAGATATTGACCAACTCGGAAATCTCAAAGAACATCACAAAGATGCACGTGCAGCTGACAAGGTTATGGGCAAACGTTCAGCACCTGAGGATAAAGTACGGCTACGAGAAGGACTGGGCTGCCAAGCATCACTTGTTGAACAACAACATGTGGCTAGGAAGCCTCACCCTGTACGATTTCGCCAAGAGGATAGCCAGGCATACCAGAATTGGACCCATGCTGAGCAAGGAGAC TGTGAAGCGCAAGATGACTGAAGGAGACGGCATGTCCCTGGGCGAGTTCATGTATCCTCTCCTCCAGGGCTGGGACTTTTGGCACATGTACAACAGACTCGGCATCCAGATGCAGATCGGAGGCTCCGATCAGTACGGCAACATCGTCGCGGGAATCGACGCCCTCAAGACCATCCGCGACACTGAGGAGGCGCCTCACGCCAAGATGCCCACCACCTGGGAGCATGAGCCCATTGGCTTCACCGTACCCCTGCTGACTGACTCTTCGGGCGCCAAGTTTGGCAAGAGTGCTGGCAACGCCATCTGGCTGGATGAGTTCAAGACGTCGGCTTTTGATCTGTACGGGTACTTTGTCCGACGGTCGGACGAGGAGGTAGAGAGGCTGCTCAAGTTGTTCACCTTTATGCCCCTGGAGAGTATCGCCAAGACCATGGAGAAGCACCGCGCCAACCCCCAGGAACGGGTCGCGCAGCACACTCTAGCCTTTGAGGTCGTCTCACTCATTCACGGCTCACAAAAGGCACTCCAGGAGGCCAAGCAGCACGAGTTCCGGTTCGGCGGCACGCTTCCCTCCGTCGTCAATGAGCCAACTGAGGAGAGTGGTATCGTCACCTCCAACAACGCCCCCAGGAGCGACATCAAGCTCCCTCGTTCCATCATGAAGAGCTCCCCCGCCAAGATCCTCTTCGCTTCGGGTCTTGCTACAAGCACCAGCGACGGCCAGCGACTTCTCAACCAGCAGGGTGCCTACATTGCCGCTCAGCCAGGCCAGAAGAGGGGTCTTGTTCCTGGTAACCTATCTTGGACGCCGATGAAAATTTGGTTCCCCGAGGAGACGTCCAAGTTCCTCATCGACGACTGCATGCTTATCCTGCGCAAGGGCAAGCACAACGTGCGCATCGTGGAGCTCATCCCCGACGAGGAGTGGGAGGCCAGCGGCCAGATCTACCCTGGTCAGCCCTTCACCGGTGTCATGCGCAGAATGAAGGACGCACTTAAGAAGGAGGCTGCGGCTgagggcaagaagctcaaggatgaTGAGCTGGCCGAGATTGCACTCGAAAGGTATTCCAGCGGAAACAGGCTCAGTGTGGCCAACAACCCAAACATCGAGCTGCCCAACAGGCAGGAATTGCGCAAGCGCGGCCGGATGAACAACAACGACAGACggtaa